One Spirochaeta cellobiosiphila DSM 17781 DNA window includes the following coding sequences:
- a CDS encoding PAS domain S-box protein, whose protein sequence is MELFDKASIILIKMDITGVITYCNSYGEEFFGYQRGELPGQKLIDTIIPTGYEKIIQDLIDQPDHFQINENENICKDGRHVWISWTNQGIYEQEELKEILSIGKDITNHKYTESQLLEGREFFYGLFDSLEDGVFVVRMDNDQVIQANQSLMDLTNVKGNKKSVSLSQLGLSNEYHHYKNNNQSNREYVIQLWNHSNKDRYATLHLSKINVRGHTYCLGMVRDITETKNYESRINFAQEIAQLGSFEYDYSDNKEFWSLQLYKILGYQPEEIKPSLENLKIHLLPEDRKRLEETIDSLDRSNPKASLRVKLKNQNRWCQIRIHLRYDAEHHFNALVGTLQDITKIKFYQDSIEWHLQLNTSLSNIMEEMLNPQATLEELNKITLEQIQSLTKSEVAIIGLLDEESNLQLTILQTIDHKNKIIKHLIESGAEDRLNTIIGYTIDEGKRFLTNNISSCSLDWGIEEARGICHGLSIPLTVNEKIIGIIAIGQKKNDYDHQYQVALNRFCKLYSLIKSRIEAQDNLIRSEDRYKELVENSSDWIWEVDREGKYTYVSKGCYNILGYTPEELTGQSIYMHMPHNEVTRIRRQLLDIVIQKKEMTSFENINKHKNNYLVTLETNGIPMFDSNNHLIGYRGISRDVTIRKEVEKTKDDMERLMRHDLRTPLNSLIGFPQILNKSTNLTEKQRKMVSSIEIAAKKMMDMINLYLDLSKIESGTFNRQKTKINLTEQLVYVINDLKDLADQKEIPLLTTINGLPLGEPTPIYLNGEASLVYASLSNILKNAIEASPEQKPVMINIQWEAKIVGINFINYGIVPKELRENFFDKYVTQGKEKGTGLGTYSAKLLIENTGGSIKMETSDDRTMTTISVKYPTIP, encoded by the coding sequence ATGGAATTGTTTGATAAGGCCTCTATTATTTTAATCAAAATGGATATAACAGGCGTTATAACCTATTGTAATTCCTATGGTGAAGAGTTCTTTGGATATCAAAGAGGAGAATTACCAGGACAAAAATTAATAGATACGATTATACCAACAGGTTATGAGAAAATAATTCAAGATCTGATTGATCAGCCAGACCACTTCCAGATCAATGAAAATGAAAATATCTGCAAAGATGGACGTCATGTTTGGATTAGCTGGACGAACCAGGGGATTTATGAACAGGAAGAGCTTAAAGAAATTCTGAGCATAGGAAAAGACATAACCAACCATAAATATACCGAATCCCAACTATTAGAGGGCCGAGAGTTCTTCTATGGATTATTTGATAGTTTGGAGGATGGAGTATTTGTTGTTAGAATGGACAATGATCAAGTTATTCAAGCCAATCAATCCCTTATGGATTTGACCAATGTAAAAGGTAACAAAAAAAGCGTAAGCTTATCTCAGTTGGGATTAAGCAATGAATACCACCATTACAAGAATAATAACCAATCCAATAGAGAATATGTCATTCAGCTTTGGAATCATAGTAATAAAGACCGCTATGCGACTCTCCATCTGTCTAAGATTAATGTAAGAGGCCATACTTATTGTTTAGGTATGGTAAGAGATATAACAGAAACCAAAAACTATGAAAGTCGCATCAACTTTGCACAGGAAATCGCTCAGCTAGGAAGCTTTGAGTACGATTATTCAGATAATAAGGAGTTCTGGTCACTTCAGTTATATAAAATCTTAGGCTACCAACCTGAGGAAATAAAACCTTCCCTGGAAAATCTCAAAATACACTTACTACCAGAGGATCGTAAGAGACTGGAAGAGACAATTGACAGTTTAGACAGGAGTAATCCAAAAGCTTCACTTCGCGTGAAATTAAAGAATCAAAACAGATGGTGTCAAATACGGATACATCTCCGCTATGATGCAGAGCACCATTTCAATGCCTTGGTGGGTACCTTACAGGACATTACTAAAATTAAGTTTTATCAAGATTCTATTGAATGGCATCTACAATTAAATACAAGTCTTAGTAATATTATGGAAGAAATGTTAAATCCCCAGGCCACCCTGGAAGAACTCAACAAAATCACCTTGGAACAAATTCAAAGCCTAACAAAGAGTGAAGTGGCCATTATAGGATTGCTAGATGAAGAGTCTAATCTACAATTAACCATATTACAGACGATAGACCATAAGAACAAGATCATTAAACACCTCATAGAGTCTGGTGCGGAAGATCGCTTAAATACAATAATTGGCTATACAATTGATGAAGGTAAAAGGTTTTTAACTAATAATATTTCATCATGTTCTTTGGATTGGGGGATAGAGGAAGCCCGAGGGATATGTCACGGCCTAAGCATTCCTTTAACAGTTAATGAAAAGATTATTGGAATCATTGCTATTGGACAAAAAAAGAACGATTATGACCATCAATACCAAGTGGCTCTAAATCGGTTCTGTAAACTTTATTCATTGATCAAATCGAGAATTGAGGCCCAAGATAACCTGATCAGAAGTGAAGATCGTTATAAAGAACTGGTGGAAAACTCGAGTGATTGGATATGGGAAGTTGATCGGGAAGGTAAGTATACTTATGTCAGCAAAGGCTGTTATAACATACTAGGGTATACACCGGAAGAATTAACAGGACAATCCATATATATGCATATGCCTCATAATGAAGTAACAAGAATCAGAAGGCAACTTCTCGATATTGTTATTCAGAAGAAAGAAATGACCAGTTTTGAAAATATTAACAAACACAAGAACAATTATCTCGTCACCTTAGAAACAAATGGGATACCAATGTTTGATAGCAATAATCATTTAATAGGATACCGTGGTATCAGCCGTGATGTAACTATTCGTAAGGAGGTAGAAAAAACAAAAGATGATATGGAACGACTAATGAGACATGACTTACGTACGCCCTTGAATAGTCTTATTGGTTTTCCTCAAATATTAAATAAATCCACTAATCTGACAGAAAAACAACGTAAAATGGTTAGTTCCATCGAAATCGCGGCGAAGAAGATGATGGACATGATAAACCTGTACCTGGATTTATCAAAAATAGAGTCTGGAACTTTTAATCGACAAAAAACAAAGATTAATCTTACGGAACAGCTTGTGTATGTCATAAATGATTTAAAAGATTTAGCTGATCAAAAGGAAATACCACTACTAACAACCATTAATGGTCTACCCTTGGGAGAACCTACCCCCATATACTTGAATGGGGAAGCCTCCCTTGTCTATGCGTCCTTATCCAATATTCTAAAGAATGCCATAGAAGCATCACCAGAACAAAAGCCTGTTATGATTAATATTCAATGGGAAGCGAAGATTGTTGGGATTAACTTTATTAATTATGGAATTGTCCCCAAAGAACTAAGAGAGAACTTTTTTGACAAGTATGTAACCCAAGGAAAGGAAAAAGGAACAGGACTGGGAACTTACAGTGCGAAGTTATTGATAGAAAATACAGGTGGTTCCATTAAAATGGAAACAAGTGATGATAGGACAATGACAACAATAAGTGTCAAATATCCTACCATTCCCTAA
- a CDS encoding LPP20 family lipoprotein: MKKLLLLLMPLLMFSCASQSGSSSDSNNSLSKDEAAKLFTDPESVYPDEDYLFAVGTGDTRRDAENDAMGALARIFRSDISMSSEGVKQYRELISGDDSQLSEVEKNLVQTTTVTAQQDLLGIKYSPSYTDDRGVVHILAILDRKAVGKLYRGLIQKNEERVNSLLELADSTDSVARKYAYTQGAYTVAQGNQIYLDQLKVINPAYERLSQPEVGLNELEQMVQKVQSNMSFQVRVEGDYADSLTEVIKQELGKSNLAVSDDGPMVVTGSVRFSPLPKSGQYEVVQWQVSFNLVDNQGTVLASFEKIDRENSISQDQAKLLAIKSIEKIVKREFIPDVMDYFQSLIVQ, translated from the coding sequence ATGAAGAAATTATTATTATTGTTGATGCCATTGTTAATGTTTAGTTGTGCTTCCCAATCTGGAAGTAGTTCTGATAGCAATAATTCTTTGTCCAAGGATGAAGCTGCCAAGTTGTTTACAGATCCTGAAAGTGTCTATCCTGATGAGGATTATCTCTTTGCTGTGGGAACAGGTGATACTCGAAGAGATGCTGAGAATGATGCGATGGGTGCTTTAGCAAGAATCTTTCGTTCCGACATTTCTATGAGTAGTGAAGGGGTGAAACAGTATAGAGAGCTAATTAGTGGAGATGATTCTCAACTAAGCGAGGTTGAAAAGAATTTGGTTCAAACTACAACTGTAACAGCTCAGCAGGATCTTTTAGGGATTAAGTACAGTCCTTCTTATACTGATGATCGCGGGGTCGTACATATTCTGGCCATTTTAGATCGAAAAGCTGTAGGAAAATTATATAGAGGTTTGATCCAGAAGAATGAAGAACGTGTTAACTCCTTGTTGGAATTAGCAGACAGTACTGATTCTGTAGCTCGTAAATATGCCTATACTCAAGGAGCCTATACCGTCGCTCAGGGTAATCAAATATATTTGGATCAGCTAAAAGTAATCAATCCTGCTTATGAAAGACTCAGTCAGCCTGAGGTTGGACTTAATGAACTTGAACAAATGGTTCAAAAAGTTCAAAGCAATATGTCTTTCCAAGTTCGAGTAGAAGGTGACTATGCAGATTCTTTAACTGAAGTTATCAAACAAGAGCTGGGTAAAAGTAATTTAGCCGTATCTGATGATGGACCTATGGTCGTTACTGGATCCGTTCGTTTTTCTCCCTTACCTAAATCAGGTCAATATGAAGTTGTTCAGTGGCAGGTATCATTTAATTTAGTTGATAATCAAGGTACTGTGTTAGCTTCTTTTGAAAAAATAGACAGAGAAAACAGCATAAGTCAGGATCAAGCAAAGCTTTTGGCAATAAAATCTATTGAAAAGATTGTTAAACGGGAGTTTATTCCAGATGTCATGGATTACTTCCAAAGCTTAATTGTTCAATAA
- the lpoB gene encoding penicillin-binding protein activator LpoB — MKKLFLLLILPAFIMSCNSTSRTVQRTSADTVTDLSGRWNDTDSRLVAEEMVSDSLSFPWVNDFATQEGRKPVVIVGSISNRSSEHIDTRVFTKDIERELIKSGTVKFVASSDERLQLRDEKTDQQSQSSLDTMKRIGQETGADFMLIGNISSITDAIDNRKVVFYQVDMELINIETNEKVWIGSKEIKKEIEQRKSKF; from the coding sequence ATGAAGAAATTATTCCTTCTATTAATTTTGCCAGCGTTTATAATGAGCTGTAATTCAACATCAAGAACTGTACAAAGAACCTCTGCTGATACGGTAACAGATTTAAGTGGTCGATGGAACGATACTGACTCTCGTTTGGTTGCAGAGGAAATGGTCTCTGATTCGTTGAGTTTCCCTTGGGTAAATGATTTTGCTACTCAAGAAGGTAGAAAACCTGTTGTAATAGTTGGTTCCATAAGTAATAGATCTAGTGAACACATAGATACAAGGGTTTTTACCAAAGATATTGAAAGAGAATTAATTAAGAGTGGTACAGTCAAATTTGTTGCCTCCAGTGATGAACGACTTCAATTGCGAGACGAAAAAACTGATCAACAATCTCAATCAAGTCTTGATACAATGAAAAGAATTGGTCAAGAAACAGGAGCTGATTTTATGCTGATAGGTAATATATCATCCATAACTGATGCCATTGATAATAGAAAGGTTGTGTTTTACCAGGTGGATATGGAGCTGATCAATATTGAAACTAATGAAAAAGTATGGATCGGTTCTAAAGAAATCAAGAAAGAAATAGAGCAACGTAAATCAAAATTCTAA
- a CDS encoding bactofilin family protein: protein MAKQPNHSQIYDIKTTLGSTTGFNGTMRFSSSLQINGRFEGRIESPGFLYIHEGAEVIADIKVGSILIGGLVRGNVEASQELEIVETGQVYGNLKANVLKIADGVIFEGKVEMIGDPQGLDIFSASANQLKQSLQGE, encoded by the coding sequence ATGGCAAAACAACCTAATCATTCTCAGATCTATGACATAAAAACGACTTTGGGTAGTACAACTGGATTTAATGGTACTATGCGTTTTTCTTCATCACTTCAAATTAATGGTCGCTTTGAAGGTCGTATTGAATCCCCTGGTTTCTTATATATCCATGAGGGGGCAGAAGTGATAGCTGACATTAAAGTCGGTTCTATCTTGATAGGGGGGCTGGTTCGAGGGAATGTCGAAGCCTCACAAGAATTAGAAATTGTGGAAACAGGTCAAGTATACGGCAATTTGAAGGCCAATGTCTTAAAGATTGCTGATGGCGTTATTTTTGAAGGAAAAGTAGAAATGATTGGAGATCCTCAGGGCCTCGATATATTTAGTGCTTCTGCTAATCAATTAAAACAATCACTTCAAGGTGAATAG
- a CDS encoding carbohydrate ABC transporter permease — MGIKLKLNKKHLTAYLFIGPAVSLIGIFYVFPLFFALFVSLFKWRIKPVKLIYWDNYLQALGPIWLQLLAVLVGIALYLGYKKIPEQRGSTPKRVLNLVTVIAVIVFFSLFSVWGDQDFFASLRVTFWYSLGTVPVQVGAGFLLAVILDQRFKGKQIFRVFFLLPYIVPSVATAAVFERIFSLRPESFANTILSLFGLEPLQWLQETKGIFELLLGWSVSTSEGWSGYWQSWASGPSLALITVMIFNWWIFTGYYTLIYSNGLVQIPRQLYEAAELDGASFFQKIRYIMIPLVKPVTLFLTMLGIIGTFKAFNHIYVLRRPGVRSAIDTMSINIFFTFFRKSRFGYAAALSMILLLVVIGLTKLQQNLLGKESRRG, encoded by the coding sequence ATGGGAATTAAATTGAAGCTTAACAAAAAACACCTGACAGCTTACCTTTTTATAGGACCAGCGGTGTCCTTAATAGGGATATTTTATGTATTTCCCTTATTTTTTGCCCTTTTTGTCAGCCTATTTAAATGGCGAATCAAACCAGTAAAACTAATATACTGGGACAACTATCTACAGGCATTAGGCCCCATTTGGCTGCAATTACTGGCAGTTCTTGTGGGCATCGCCCTTTACTTAGGGTATAAGAAGATCCCTGAACAGAGAGGGTCAACTCCCAAAAGAGTTTTAAACCTAGTGACGGTCATAGCCGTTATTGTTTTTTTTAGTCTGTTTTCTGTATGGGGTGATCAAGATTTCTTTGCCAGTCTACGTGTTACCTTCTGGTATAGTTTAGGAACCGTTCCCGTACAAGTCGGGGCTGGATTCTTACTGGCTGTGATCTTAGATCAAAGGTTCAAGGGAAAGCAGATATTCCGTGTCTTCTTTCTTTTACCTTACATTGTTCCTTCTGTGGCAACAGCTGCTGTCTTTGAACGTATTTTTAGTTTGCGGCCTGAATCATTTGCCAATACGATTTTATCCTTATTTGGACTAGAGCCGCTTCAATGGCTTCAAGAAACAAAAGGTATTTTTGAGTTACTCCTCGGGTGGAGTGTCTCTACTTCAGAAGGCTGGTCAGGATACTGGCAGAGCTGGGCTTCCGGTCCCAGTCTGGCCTTGATCACTGTGATGATTTTTAATTGGTGGATCTTCACAGGGTACTATACCTTGATATATTCCAATGGCTTAGTTCAGATTCCCAGACAGCTGTATGAAGCGGCTGAACTGGATGGTGCTTCTTTTTTTCAGAAGATTCGATACATCATGATTCCTCTTGTTAAACCTGTAACCCTATTTTTAACCATGTTAGGCATAATCGGAACCTTTAAGGCCTTCAATCATATCTATGTACTGAGAAGACCGGGGGTGCGTTCTGCTATTGATACTATGAGTATAAATATTTTCTTTACCTTCTTTAGAAAGAGCCGCTTTGGATATGCTGCTGCCTTATCCATGATATTGCTTTTAGTTGTGATTGGACTCACTAAACTTCAACAGAATTTGTTAGGAAAGGAATCTCGCCGTGGCTAA
- the glyA gene encoding serine hydroxymethyltransferase, with amino-acid sequence MSVLSQFDPEVASYIKEEETRQHDKIRMIASENSVSKAVMEATGSILTNKYSEGYTGKRYYEGQQVIDKIEDLAISRAKELFGADHVNVQPYSGSPANLAVYLAFIKPGDTILGMALPHGGHLTHGSRASISGKYFNAVSYELDENTGLISYDRIEELALQHKPKIIVAGHSAYPRQLDFKRFREIADKVGAILFVDMAHFAGLVAGGAHPSPIPYADVVTTTTHKTLRGPRGGMILCKEEYAKAIDKAVFPGIQGGPHNHTTAGIAVALKEALSPKFKDYAAQIVKNSQTLAKVLMEKGFKLVTDGTDNHLILIDLRNKDVTGKQAAKALDRAGIVCNYNTVPKDDRKAFDPSGIRMGTATLTTRGFKEEEMTQVALWIDKVVTNWDKEEVLDQIAKEVKELCNKKPVPEMF; translated from the coding sequence ATGAGTGTGTTATCACAGTTTGATCCCGAAGTCGCTTCCTATATAAAGGAAGAAGAGACTCGTCAACATGACAAGATTAGAATGATCGCTAGTGAAAACAGTGTATCAAAAGCAGTTATGGAAGCCACAGGAAGTATCCTAACGAATAAATACTCTGAAGGGTACACAGGTAAGCGCTATTATGAAGGTCAACAGGTTATCGATAAGATCGAAGACCTTGCCATAAGTAGAGCTAAAGAATTATTTGGTGCTGATCATGTTAATGTACAGCCCTATTCTGGCTCACCTGCTAACCTGGCGGTTTACCTGGCTTTTATCAAACCAGGAGATACCATCCTAGGTATGGCCCTACCCCATGGAGGTCACTTGACCCATGGTTCACGTGCCAGCATTTCAGGTAAGTACTTTAATGCCGTGTCCTATGAACTCGATGAAAATACTGGTCTAATTAGCTATGATCGTATTGAAGAATTGGCCCTTCAACATAAACCTAAAATCATAGTCGCTGGTCACTCTGCCTACCCTAGACAATTGGACTTTAAAAGATTCAGAGAGATCGCAGATAAAGTAGGAGCTATCTTATTTGTGGATATGGCCCACTTTGCCGGTTTAGTTGCAGGAGGAGCTCATCCTTCTCCCATTCCTTATGCAGATGTTGTTACCACAACAACTCATAAGACCTTAAGAGGTCCCAGAGGGGGAATGATTCTGTGTAAAGAAGAGTATGCAAAAGCCATTGATAAAGCTGTTTTCCCTGGTATTCAAGGGGGACCTCATAATCACACCACAGCAGGAATTGCAGTAGCTCTTAAAGAAGCATTATCACCTAAATTCAAAGATTATGCGGCACAGATTGTTAAGAACTCTCAGACCTTAGCCAAGGTTCTTATGGAAAAAGGATTCAAATTAGTAACAGATGGAACTGATAATCATTTAATACTAATTGATTTACGTAACAAAGATGTGACAGGAAAGCAGGCGGCTAAGGCTTTAGACCGAGCCGGTATTGTTTGTAACTATAACACAGTCCCCAAGGATGATAGAAAAGCTTTTGATCCATCCGGTATCAGAATGGGAACAGCTACTTTGACAACGAGAGGCTTTAAAGAGGAAGAGATGACTCAAGTGGCTCTTTGGATAGACAAAGTAGTGACCAACTGGGATAAAGAAGAGGTATTAGATCAGATAGCAAAGGAAGTCAAAGAGTTATGCAACAAGAAACCAGTACCTGAAATGTTCTAG
- the rpmE gene encoding 50S ribosomal protein L31, with protein MKDGIHPNYVVSKIKCACGNVIETRSTAGDIEVEICSECHPFYTGKQKLVDTAGRVERFKKKYGISG; from the coding sequence ATGAAGGACGGAATTCATCCTAACTATGTAGTTAGCAAGATAAAATGTGCTTGCGGTAACGTAATTGAAACCCGATCTACAGCTGGTGATATTGAAGTGGAAATCTGCTCAGAATGTCACCCCTTTTATACTGGTAAACAAAAGCTTGTTGATACTGCTGGTAGGGTAGAAAGATTCAAGAAAAAGTACGGTATTTCCGGCTAA
- a CDS encoding chemotaxis protein CheD, whose amino-acid sequence MVGKVNVLGGEIYITHNDELIRIILGSCVSVILHDNQTGTSGINHFVSPLGNRDVPNPLRYGNLSIPELINRFSQSGSSLYNIEARVFGGSNRPDMNESLCVGLKNAQIAFQLLKERGITVIEQDTEGCKGRELLYHTGEDKLEWRYLNTCLMHCKTDTGCPNTSKNR is encoded by the coding sequence ATGGTAGGTAAGGTAAATGTTCTTGGGGGTGAGATATATATCACCCATAATGATGAACTCATTCGCATTATATTAGGATCTTGTGTTTCTGTGATTCTTCATGATAACCAGACAGGAACATCAGGTATTAATCATTTTGTTTCCCCATTGGGAAATAGAGATGTACCTAACCCTTTAAGATATGGCAATTTATCGATACCTGAACTCATTAACAGATTTTCACAATCAGGATCCTCTTTATATAACATAGAGGCGAGAGTTTTTGGTGGATCTAATAGACCAGATATGAATGAATCACTTTGCGTTGGTCTAAAAAATGCTCAAATCGCTTTTCAACTTCTCAAAGAAAGGGGGATTACCGTTATCGAACAGGACACAGAAGGCTGTAAAGGTCGTGAACTCCTCTATCATACAGGAGAAGATAAATTAGAGTGGCGATACCTTAATACCTGTCTCATGCACTGTAAAACAGATACAGGCTGTCCGAATACTTCAAAGAATAGATAA
- a CDS encoding nicotinamide-nucleotide amidohydrolase family protein translates to MNSIKNALLLLMGTELVTGQVQDLHTMYVGRYFKSMGIQLAKVVLLPDCSEDIKRVLNDAIEDKYNIILTLGGLGPTSDDLTRDIISEVTSSPLVWHEQSWNDIQKRLKGRASESNRNQAFYPDGFTVVSNEWGTAPGFHRYHSDQLLISLPGPPSEFHPLFEGQIMPLITKLWPKNDAKSDFPFSCFLIPESEVEDSLKEMVTSLMTWSTIASEGHIKVTLHGEYDNCNKVFELLKDKYGSSCVRKGHDTIINQVFNLCLANKIVLAGAESCTGGLVAKEITDLPGSSQILSSSQVVYSNEAKNKLLGVPFPILDKFGAVSEETIIALLNGLKEQGLGNCFYAVSGIAGPGGATENKPVGTVFIGVMSSTGAPMVYRFQFSGDRGYVRKKTAITLYFMIENLISGKNSIDRLMERPYI, encoded by the coding sequence GTGAATAGCATTAAGAACGCATTACTTCTTTTAATGGGAACAGAGCTTGTCACTGGACAAGTTCAAGATCTCCATACAATGTATGTGGGAAGATATTTTAAGAGTATGGGGATTCAATTAGCAAAAGTTGTATTACTGCCAGATTGTTCTGAAGATATTAAAAGAGTTCTGAATGACGCTATAGAAGACAAGTATAATATCATTCTAACATTGGGAGGTTTAGGCCCAACCTCTGATGATTTGACAAGAGACATTATAAGTGAAGTTACTTCCAGCCCCTTAGTCTGGCATGAACAAAGCTGGAATGATATCCAAAAGCGATTAAAGGGCAGGGCCAGTGAAAGCAATAGAAATCAAGCTTTTTACCCTGATGGTTTTACTGTTGTAAGCAATGAATGGGGAACTGCACCGGGATTTCATCGTTATCATAGTGACCAACTTCTTATAAGCCTTCCAGGACCGCCCAGTGAGTTTCACCCTCTTTTTGAAGGGCAGATTATGCCACTAATAACAAAGTTATGGCCCAAAAACGATGCAAAAAGCGACTTCCCCTTTTCATGCTTTTTAATACCAGAGTCCGAAGTTGAAGATAGTCTAAAAGAGATGGTTACTTCTCTTATGACTTGGTCAACTATTGCAAGTGAAGGTCATATTAAAGTAACACTTCATGGTGAATATGATAATTGTAACAAGGTGTTTGAACTTCTAAAGGATAAATACGGAAGTTCTTGTGTTCGGAAGGGCCATGACACTATAATCAATCAAGTTTTTAATTTATGCCTTGCTAATAAGATTGTATTAGCAGGAGCGGAATCCTGTACAGGGGGGCTCGTTGCCAAAGAGATTACAGACCTGCCAGGATCCTCTCAAATACTAAGTTCTTCACAAGTAGTGTATAGTAATGAAGCTAAAAACAAATTATTGGGAGTTCCCTTCCCCATCCTTGATAAATTCGGTGCCGTGTCGGAAGAAACAATTATAGCTCTATTGAATGGATTAAAAGAGCAAGGATTGGGTAATTGTTTTTATGCCGTTAGCGGAATTGCTGGTCCGGGAGGGGCCACAGAGAATAAACCTGTTGGTACCGTCTTTATCGGTGTTATGAGTAGTACAGGTGCGCCTATGGTTTATAGGTTTCAGTTCTCTGGTGATAGAGGATATGTTAGAAAAAAAACGGCAATTACCTTATATTTTATGATTGAAAACTTAATTTCCGGGAAAAATAGTATTGACAGGCTCATGGAGAGACCCTATATTTGA
- the rho gene encoding transcription termination factor Rho, with the protein MKTNSDQDSSLEQEETLDLTNQETEESTKETVSEESTEPKKAVRKAVRRVKVETSESKETQDSQESGDSEKSKEETPNAIVDAPKKKSRRKKIRVELVKDALGDNGSTQGSQKNRRNNKKNYNSTSNKEPIQFDENNKISINELTRKNMPELRSIAVDLGVNKDDILTMKKQEVIFNILKGHTNQSGVIFAYGVLEILPDGYGFLRSPQNSYLPGQDDIYISPSQIRLFNLKTGDTVYGQIRPPKEGERFFAMLRVESVNFDDPSVAQNRVPFDNLTPLYPNERLELDGKSDDVSTRIINLFCPIGKGQRGLIVSPPRTGKTTLLQQVANAITTNHPEVYLIVLLIDERPEEVTDMERNVQGEVVASTFDEQATRHVQVAEMVLEKARRLVEHKKDVVILLDSITRLARAYNQTVPTSGKILSGGVDSNALHKPKRFFGAARNIEDGGSLTIVATALVETGSRMDEVIFEEFKGTGNMEIHLDRRLSDRRLFPAMNIKKSGTRKEDLLLKQEELAKMWILRKVLNPMDDIEIVELLIDKMSKTKNNDVFLRSMNTSGVGM; encoded by the coding sequence ATGAAAACCAATTCGGATCAAGATTCCTCACTTGAGCAGGAAGAAACTCTGGATTTGACAAACCAGGAGACTGAAGAGTCTACAAAAGAGACCGTTTCTGAGGAATCCACTGAACCTAAAAAAGCTGTACGAAAGGCAGTTAGACGAGTAAAAGTCGAAACGAGCGAAAGCAAAGAAACTCAAGATTCACAGGAATCTGGAGATAGCGAAAAGTCCAAGGAAGAGACTCCTAATGCTATTGTCGATGCACCCAAGAAGAAAAGTCGTCGTAAAAAGATAAGGGTAGAGCTGGTGAAAGATGCTTTGGGAGATAATGGTTCTACCCAGGGTAGTCAGAAAAATCGTAGAAACAATAAAAAGAATTATAATTCTACCAGTAACAAAGAACCAATCCAGTTTGATGAAAACAACAAAATTAGCATCAATGAATTAACCAGAAAGAATATGCCTGAGTTGAGAAGCATTGCCGTTGACTTGGGTGTTAACAAAGACGATATCCTGACCATGAAGAAGCAGGAGGTTATCTTTAACATTCTAAAAGGCCATACCAATCAATCAGGGGTTATTTTTGCTTATGGTGTTTTAGAAATCCTTCCTGATGGCTATGGTTTTCTTCGAAGCCCTCAGAATTCTTATCTACCTGGACAGGATGATATTTATATCTCTCCCAGCCAGATACGATTATTCAATCTAAAGACTGGTGATACCGTATATGGTCAGATAAGACCTCCTAAAGAGGGGGAAAGATTTTTTGCCATGCTTCGAGTGGAATCTGTTAACTTTGATGATCCTTCTGTGGCTCAAAACAGAGTTCCCTTTGATAATTTAACTCCACTTTATCCTAACGAGCGCTTAGAGCTTGATGGAAAATCTGATGATGTCTCTACTAGAATCATTAATTTATTCTGTCCCATTGGAAAAGGGCAGAGAGGTTTAATTGTATCCCCCCCCAGAACTGGTAAAACGACTTTGCTGCAACAGGTAGCTAATGCAATCACAACTAATCACCCAGAGGTTTATTTAATTGTATTGCTTATAGATGAGCGACCTGAAGAGGTAACGGACATGGAAAGAAATGTTCAGGGTGAGGTTGTCGCTTCTACTTTTGATGAGCAAGCCACTAGGCATGTTCAAGTAGCTGAAATGGTTTTGGAAAAGGCTCGTAGACTGGTAGAGCATAAGAAGGATGTTGTGATCCTATTAGACTCTATTACCCGTCTTGCTAGAGCTTATAACCAAACCGTTCCTACTTCTGGTAAAATCCTTTCTGGTGGTGTCGATTCTAACGCCTTACATAAACCTAAAAGATTTTTTGGTGCTGCCCGTAATATTGAAGATGGGGGTAGCTTAACTATCGTAGCAACAGCCCTTGTTGAGACTGGTAGCCGAATGGATGAAGTAATCTTTGAAGAGTTCAAAGGTACAGGTAATATGGAAATACATCTGGATAGAAGATTGTCTGACAGACGACTCTTTCCAGCTATGAATATTAAGAAGTCAGGTACCCGTAAAGAGGACTTACTGCTAAAACAGGAAGAACTTGCCAAAATGTGGATATTGAGGAAGGTTCTTAATCCTATGGATGATATCGAGATCGTGGAACTGCTCATTGACAAAATGAGTAAAACTAAGAATAATGATGTCTTCTTAAGGTCAATGAACACATCTGGTGTGGGAATGTGA